A single region of the Deefgea piscis genome encodes:
- the gspN gene encoding type II secretion system protein N: MPKIIQQRGLWISVAGLFLLLILVLRMPVSTINWFLPNNVSLVQPQGTIWYGRASAVGLEGVVLQQNLRWAFLPKALLTGQLAWQMQSEALDTPNQARVFIGFAGVALEQVDVTLPLEGIFRAIPQVAQWGLGGRATLRSAHLSKQVGAQAELLLDPVFSQLVPSLMPMTTLRAQLAVVADGATWQISPAGASAIAVNGQGQLAWRGAAHGTINLNPDEKVRQQLAPLLMQVPATAEGYQIKF; this comes from the coding sequence ATGCCAAAAATAATACAGCAGCGTGGCCTGTGGATCAGCGTTGCGGGGCTCTTTTTGCTACTGATTTTAGTGCTGCGCATGCCGGTGAGTACCATCAATTGGTTTTTACCCAATAATGTGAGCTTGGTGCAGCCGCAAGGCACGATTTGGTATGGGCGCGCTAGCGCTGTAGGTTTAGAAGGCGTGGTGTTGCAACAAAATCTGCGCTGGGCCTTTCTGCCTAAGGCTTTATTGACTGGGCAATTGGCGTGGCAAATGCAAAGTGAAGCTTTGGATACACCAAATCAGGCTCGCGTTTTCATTGGTTTTGCTGGCGTGGCGCTCGAGCAAGTGGACGTGACATTGCCGCTCGAAGGTATTTTTCGCGCTATACCGCAAGTGGCGCAATGGGGTTTAGGTGGGCGCGCCACCTTGCGTAGCGCGCATCTCTCAAAACAAGTCGGCGCACAAGCCGAGCTGTTGCTCGATCCAGTCTTTAGCCAGTTGGTACCTAGTCTAATGCCAATGACTACCTTGCGTGCTCAGCTCGCAGTGGTGGCTGATGGGGCGACATGGCAAATTTCGCCTGCTGGGGCCAGCGCGATTGCAGTCAATGGTCAAGGGCAATTGGCGTGGCGTGGCGCGGCACACGGCACGATTAATTTGAATCCCGATGAAAAAGTTCGCCAGCAATTAGCGCCCTTACTCATGCAAGTGCCCGCCACGGCCGAGGGCTACCAAATTAAGTTTTAA
- the gspM gene encoding type II secretion system protein GspM — MSAYTKYLAQAQSYGARWRMYWLARNPRERKMLLIWAFLVISGLLYFAVYAPLNAQINRLQRQIPQLENQLMAMRGSKPIAIASRAASTQDLRSATFAELSSKGISADVRSISNQQLEVRSNLPSIAEALQLANALRHSVQAKITAIQITPDAASVSLVLVLERQ, encoded by the coding sequence ATGAGCGCGTATACAAAATATCTAGCCCAAGCGCAAAGCTATGGGGCGCGCTGGCGGATGTATTGGCTGGCGCGCAATCCCCGCGAGAGAAAAATGCTGCTGATTTGGGCGTTTTTAGTCATCAGTGGACTACTGTATTTTGCGGTGTACGCGCCGCTTAACGCGCAAATTAATCGCCTGCAAAGGCAGATTCCACAGTTAGAAAACCAACTAATGGCTATGCGTGGTAGCAAGCCTATCGCGATTGCCTCGCGTGCTGCCAGTACGCAGGATTTGCGTTCGGCTACATTTGCTGAGTTATCCAGCAAAGGCATCAGTGCCGATGTGCGCTCGATTTCTAATCAACAGCTTGAGGTGCGGAGTAATTTGCCAAGTATTGCTGAAGCTTTACAGTTGGCCAATGCCTTACGCCATAGCGTTCAAGCCAAAATTACGGCGATTCAAATTACACCCGATGCCGCTAGCGTGAGCTTGGTGTTGGTATTGGAGCGTCAATAA
- the gspL gene encoding type II secretion system protein GspL, producing MPLAGGLFRIPIATIANGLIRQPYELRLIIAVDIFNPPCFEVLMTIARVVVRLHAQGALGIEDWLGFDANGRQVAHGQSAVLPAAATYDIALAASWLTVHCLTLPAVAAKQQQKLICQALEDRVLGALDSLIWRASPPVAGKTWVYLLEQSRCDQVGQWLASQSWTATRWVPEFALLPAGAACYAPSANGVMMAHHDEYAWLDNEADLLALYPDETWQALTTADLIAPDAASVSFLKANKSKVSLAMHWQQWRSAAYLLLACVALLLLSTIIEWRSSVGQERALRQEIRQTFASVYPGVPIVDPILQWQSQQKAGESTGRIGQGDALDLLYQLAGQIDLEVGIESLSVKDGKLQMVMSEGKSAPLIAKLTAQGSKMKSQSMGDGRIRIEVEP from the coding sequence ATGCCATTGGCTGGCGGTTTATTTCGTATTCCGATTGCGACGATTGCGAATGGCTTAATACGTCAGCCGTATGAGCTGAGATTGATTATTGCGGTGGATATTTTTAATCCACCTTGTTTTGAGGTTTTGATGACAATAGCGCGTGTAGTTGTTCGGCTTCATGCTCAGGGTGCGCTGGGAATTGAAGATTGGCTGGGCTTTGATGCCAATGGGCGTCAAGTGGCGCATGGGCAGTCGGCGGTGTTGCCGGCAGCGGCAACGTATGACATTGCGCTAGCCGCGAGCTGGCTCACCGTGCATTGCTTGACCTTACCGGCGGTGGCTGCCAAACAGCAGCAAAAATTGATTTGCCAAGCCTTGGAAGATCGGGTTTTAGGTGCTTTAGATTCACTGATTTGGCGCGCCAGTCCGCCTGTGGCGGGTAAAACCTGGGTGTATTTACTTGAACAATCGCGCTGCGATCAAGTAGGGCAGTGGCTTGCCAGCCAATCATGGACCGCGACGCGCTGGGTACCTGAATTTGCTTTATTGCCGGCGGGGGCAGCATGTTATGCGCCAAGTGCTAATGGCGTAATGATGGCTCATCACGATGAGTATGCTTGGCTCGATAACGAGGCCGATTTACTTGCGCTTTATCCGGATGAAACTTGGCAGGCACTGACTACGGCAGATTTAATTGCGCCAGATGCGGCGAGTGTGTCTTTTTTAAAAGCGAATAAATCCAAGGTATCGCTAGCAATGCATTGGCAGCAATGGCGTAGCGCAGCATACCTATTGCTCGCGTGCGTAGCCTTGCTGTTGCTGAGTACCATCATAGAGTGGCGTAGCAGCGTAGGACAAGAGCGTGCTTTGCGGCAAGAAATTCGACAAACCTTTGCCAGCGTCTATCCCGGCGTGCCGATTGTTGACCCTATCTTGCAATGGCAAAGTCAGCAAAAAGCCGGAGAATCAACTGGGCGCATTGGGCAGGGCGATGCATTGGATTTACTGTATCAACTGGCTGGGCAAATTGATTTAGAAGTGGGAATTGAGAGTTTGAGCGTGAAAGACGGCAAATTACAAATGGTGATGAGTGAGGGTAAATCAGCGCCGTTGATCGCCAAATTGACGGCACAAGGTAGCAAAATGAAGAGCCAGTCGATGGGTGATGGTCGTATCCGGATTGAGGTTGAGCCATGA
- a CDS encoding MFS transporter: MMPNAARKEFAMLISLMLVMFTAIADFMIMMPLASYLMAEFQINTAHFGLLVSSYSLAAGCSALLASSQADRFDRRHALLFCYGGLMLATLACALSNSYFTLLLARVLAGVFGGVLGSISLAIVGDLIPPERRGRAMSWVMLGFSLSAVAGVPLGLWLAAHSGWRLPFLVLTGICAMVALAIIRYIPSVRGHLASLNQAANWLDNYRELLRVPNHWWAVSLTAMLMVSGFLVIPFIAPTLIANVGLAPADLMYFYLVGGAATIFSRPMIGRLTDRYPAKKVVAYLVVASFIPIVLVTQNLAVSLPWHLAISVLFFIFVSGRFIPSSTMVAAATQPHLRGRLMAFNSAVQNFASGAASLLAGLILTQQSDGHLANYGWIGVLSCGAGLLAIVLARKIKAIS, translated from the coding sequence ATGATGCCCAACGCCGCCCGTAAAGAATTTGCCATGCTGATCTCCTTGATGCTGGTGATGTTTACTGCCATTGCTGACTTTATGATTATGATGCCGCTGGCTTCGTATTTAATGGCCGAGTTTCAGATCAATACCGCCCACTTTGGTCTTTTAGTCTCGTCGTATTCTTTGGCTGCGGGTTGCTCAGCTTTGCTGGCGTCCTCGCAAGCCGATCGCTTTGATCGCCGTCACGCTTTATTGTTTTGCTACGGCGGATTAATGCTGGCCACATTGGCGTGTGCGCTCAGTAATTCCTACTTCACCCTATTATTAGCTCGGGTCTTGGCTGGCGTATTTGGTGGCGTCTTGGGCTCAATTTCACTGGCGATTGTTGGCGATTTAATTCCGCCCGAACGCCGCGGCCGCGCGATGAGCTGGGTAATGCTGGGTTTTTCATTATCAGCAGTGGCGGGGGTGCCATTGGGTTTATGGTTGGCAGCGCATAGTGGCTGGCGATTGCCATTTTTGGTCTTAACCGGTATTTGCGCCATGGTGGCCTTAGCGATTATTCGGTATATCCCATCGGTACGTGGTCATTTGGCGAGCTTAAATCAAGCCGCTAATTGGCTGGATAATTACCGAGAGTTATTGCGCGTTCCCAATCATTGGTGGGCGGTGAGTTTAACCGCGATGTTAATGGTTTCGGGATTTTTGGTGATTCCATTTATTGCCCCTACTTTAATTGCGAATGTCGGTTTGGCGCCCGCAGATTTAATGTATTTTTATTTAGTCGGTGGTGCGGCAACTATTTTTAGCCGTCCAATGATTGGCCGCTTGACCGATCGTTACCCTGCCAAAAAAGTCGTCGCGTATTTGGTTGTCGCTAGTTTTATTCCGATTGTTTTAGTAACGCAAAATTTAGCTGTGAGTTTGCCTTGGCATTTGGCGATTTCGGTATTGTTTTTTATTTTTGTTAGTGGCCGTTTTATTCCATCGTCGACGATGGTGGCAGCCGCTACTCAGCCGCATTTACGCGGGCGCTTAATGGCATTTAATTCGGCGGTACAAAATTTTGCTTCGGGCGCTGCCTCTTTGCTGGCCGGATTAATTTTAACCCAGCAAAGCGATGGCCATTTAGCCAACTATGGATGGATTGGTGTCCTCAGTTGCGGCGCTGGTTTGTTGGCGATTGTCTTAGCCCGCAAAATTAAAGCTATTTCTTAA
- a CDS encoding sulfite exporter TauE/SafE family protein — translation MKIRHPDLSDSPENRLHQEIGLPPLDTAIGSERRLWQSKRLAGLTLLIAMGISVYIVQHLMQGQSAVLGNQLLLAAQQVISSPQFWAAVAVGFAAQAIDGALGMAYGISSNTFLIGVGASPAAASAAVHVAEVFTTGFSGLSHLKFGNVDKALFRRLVIPGVIGGVAGAYLLTSIDGHLIKPYIAAYLLLMGLYILRKAWLATHPKPHSSEIKHVSPLALLGGFVDAVGGGGWGPVVTSTLVGRGNDPRKTIGTVNAAEFFIAFSTAGAFLLWAEMEHWLLVAGLIVGGLFAAPFAAWLCHKLNARTLLWMVGTLISVLSVFNLYVALR, via the coding sequence ATGAAAATTCGTCATCCAGATTTAAGCGACAGTCCAGAAAATCGATTGCATCAAGAGATCGGTTTGCCCCCGCTGGATACGGCGATCGGCAGCGAGCGTCGCCTGTGGCAAAGCAAACGCTTGGCTGGTTTGACCTTGCTGATCGCGATGGGCATTAGCGTTTATATCGTTCAGCATCTAATGCAAGGGCAATCGGCGGTGCTGGGTAATCAATTGCTGCTGGCCGCACAGCAAGTGATTAGCTCGCCGCAGTTTTGGGCCGCAGTGGCGGTGGGCTTTGCCGCGCAAGCGATCGATGGCGCATTAGGTATGGCCTACGGTATTAGCTCGAATACTTTTTTGATTGGGGTGGGTGCCAGTCCGGCGGCGGCATCAGCGGCGGTGCATGTGGCGGAAGTCTTTACTACCGGTTTTTCTGGCTTATCCCATTTAAAGTTTGGCAACGTGGATAAGGCCTTATTTCGGCGGTTGGTGATTCCGGGGGTGATCGGCGGGGTGGCCGGCGCTTATTTGCTGACCAGTATTGACGGGCATTTGATCAAGCCCTATATCGCGGCTTATTTATTGCTGATGGGTTTGTATATTTTGCGCAAAGCGTGGTTGGCGACGCATCCTAAACCGCATTCGAGTGAAATTAAGCATGTGAGTCCTTTGGCGCTATTGGGCGGTTTTGTTGACGCCGTTGGCGGTGGCGGTTGGGGGCCGGTGGTGACGTCGACTTTGGTCGGGCGCGGAAATGATCCACGCAAAACCATTGGCACGGTGAATGCGGCAGAATTTTTTATCGCATTTTCTACTGCAGGAGCATTTTTGCTGTGGGCCGAAATGGAACATTGGTTATTGGTTGCTGGCTTAATTGTAGGCGGTTTATTTGCCGCGCCGTTTGCCGCATGGCTTTGCCATAAATTAAATGCGCGCACCTTATTGTGGATGGTTGGGACGTTGATTTCGGTATTAAGCGTATTTAACTTGTACGTTGCGCTGCGTTAA
- a CDS encoding TIGR01777 family oxidoreductase: MPQRLLITGGTGFIGSALVKERLAAGDQITLYSRHPQAAIAQFEGQVSAFADWQTLSPNSVFDAVINLAGSPVVGPRWSTARKQLLLDSRVGTTEHLIAWLAQAQTRPAVLINGSAIGYYGCRGDEALDETAPPQSEFMSELCQQWEASANKAQALGLRVVCLRLGLVFCSKQDPGGALPKLVLPYYWGLGGKMGHGEQVMSWVHRDDVLAVISLAMADASFSGAYNLTAPKAPTQAQFAKAVGQALHRPTWFSTPACLIDAVAGEMGALFTRGQRVIPQRLLEAGYRFKYPDLKSALDAYLGKK; encoded by the coding sequence ATGCCACAACGCTTACTGATTACCGGTGGTACCGGCTTTATTGGCAGTGCTTTGGTTAAAGAGCGACTGGCCGCTGGCGACCAAATTACGCTGTATAGCCGCCACCCGCAGGCGGCAATCGCGCAGTTTGAAGGCCAAGTCAGCGCGTTTGCCGACTGGCAAACGCTCAGCCCGAACAGTGTTTTTGATGCGGTGATTAATTTGGCCGGCAGCCCCGTGGTTGGCCCACGCTGGTCTACGGCACGTAAGCAGTTACTGCTAGATAGTCGCGTGGGAACCACCGAGCATTTAATTGCCTGGCTAGCCCAAGCGCAAACCCGGCCGGCGGTCCTCATCAACGGCTCGGCAATTGGTTATTACGGTTGCCGTGGCGACGAAGCGCTCGATGAAACTGCGCCACCGCAATCTGAATTTATGTCTGAACTCTGCCAGCAATGGGAAGCGTCGGCGAACAAAGCCCAAGCACTGGGGCTGCGCGTGGTTTGCCTGCGCTTAGGTTTGGTATTTTGTTCTAAGCAAGATCCAGGCGGCGCCTTACCTAAACTGGTTTTACCTTATTACTGGGGTTTAGGCGGCAAAATGGGCCATGGTGAGCAAGTGATGAGCTGGGTGCATCGCGATGATGTACTCGCAGTGATCTCGCTGGCAATGGCGGACGCAAGTTTTAGCGGCGCTTACAACCTCACCGCGCCGAAGGCTCCCACGCAAGCGCAATTTGCCAAAGCGGTTGGCCAAGCGCTACACCGCCCAACGTGGTTCAGCACACCCGCTTGCTTAATTGATGCTGTAGCCGGAGAAATGGGCGCACTATTTACCCGCGGGCAACGCGTCATCCCTCAGCGACTCCTTGAGGCGGGGTATCGCTTTAAATATCCTGATTTAAAAAGCGCGCTCGATGCATACCTAGGCAAAAAATAA
- a CDS encoding 3'-5' exonuclease, with the protein MTDEILIPPYIGIDARSIIVVNSPADALIASRILAAADVLGFDSESKPVFMKGQVSQGPHLIQLATQDRVFLFPIRRGESYPALQAILESTSILKVGFGLGDDQQRLQAKLGIAINPVLDLARALRTDSRCDVGAKTAVAQFFGQKLQKSKKISTSNWALLPLTDKQKQYAADDAHVALRIYRAWQAECDQG; encoded by the coding sequence ATGACAGATGAAATCCTAATCCCTCCTTATATTGGCATTGATGCGCGCAGCATTATTGTCGTGAACTCGCCCGCTGACGCTTTAATCGCTAGCCGCATATTGGCTGCCGCCGATGTGTTAGGCTTTGATTCCGAATCAAAACCCGTCTTTATGAAAGGGCAGGTTTCGCAAGGACCGCATTTAATTCAATTGGCCACGCAAGATAGGGTGTTTTTATTTCCGATTCGGCGCGGTGAATCTTATCCTGCATTGCAAGCTATTTTGGAATCGACCTCGATTTTAAAAGTGGGTTTTGGCTTGGGCGACGATCAGCAACGATTGCAAGCCAAGCTGGGTATTGCGATCAATCCGGTGCTGGATTTGGCGCGGGCGCTACGCACTGATTCGCGCTGTGATGTCGGCGCTAAAACGGCGGTAGCGCAGTTTTTTGGCCAGAAATTACAAAAATCAAAAAAAATCTCGACGTCCAATTGGGCTTTATTGCCACTGACGGATAAGCAAAAACAATACGCCGCCGATGATGCGCATGTGGCACTTAGAATTTATCGCGCATGGCAGGCGGAGTGCGATCAAGGATAA
- a CDS encoding ABC transporter substrate-binding protein: protein MSKAPPTLRVGINAWPGYEFIYLAQELGLYKKIGIDVKLIEFNSLSDARRAFERGQIDALGTTVIEVLQSRENTDRSLQIVSVSDYSDGADLIIANKKIPDIKSLKGKTVGLELSSLGVYVLARALEKNGLTLNDLNLQSLNQQSLAEALQAGELDAIVTYPPTSIKLLANPDFHTLFDTKAISGEVLDVIAIDEQFIQQHPAAVKQFIAAFEAAYQYSLIHPDQAYAIMAAREGITADEFKHALNDGIKIISLAEQAAYFKNNGKLDEVILRTDKILRQNQQIKGSDQTKKIISPLSRPETK, encoded by the coding sequence GTGAGCAAAGCACCGCCCACACTTCGCGTCGGTATTAATGCATGGCCAGGTTACGAGTTTATTTACTTAGCTCAAGAACTGGGGCTGTATAAAAAAATCGGAATTGACGTTAAATTAATCGAATTTAATTCCTTATCCGATGCGCGACGCGCTTTTGAACGCGGTCAGATTGATGCCTTAGGCACGACAGTGATTGAAGTTTTACAATCCAGAGAAAACACCGATAGATCATTACAAATCGTCAGCGTCAGTGATTATTCCGATGGTGCCGATCTGATTATTGCCAATAAAAAAATACCGGATATCAAGAGTCTTAAAGGGAAAACCGTCGGTCTAGAGCTTTCTTCGCTTGGCGTTTATGTCTTGGCGCGGGCATTAGAAAAAAATGGCCTGACTTTGAATGACCTAAATTTACAGTCATTAAATCAACAATCACTCGCAGAAGCCCTGCAAGCGGGCGAGCTCGATGCCATTGTGACCTACCCGCCGACCAGTATTAAATTACTAGCCAATCCAGATTTTCATACCCTGTTTGACACCAAAGCCATTTCAGGTGAAGTGCTCGATGTCATTGCCATTGATGAACAATTCATTCAACAACACCCTGCGGCCGTCAAACAATTTATTGCGGCATTTGAAGCTGCTTATCAATATAGCTTAATCCACCCCGACCAAGCCTATGCCATTATGGCGGCCCGCGAAGGAATTACTGCAGATGAATTTAAACATGCATTAAATGACGGAATAAAAATAATCAGCTTGGCCGAACAAGCCGCTTATTTTAAAAACAACGGCAAACTGGATGAAGTCATTCTGCGTACAGATAAAATATTAAGGCAAAACCAGCAAATTAAAGGCAGCGACCAAACCAAAAAAATCATTTCGCCATTAAGTCGACCTGAAACAAAATGA
- a CDS encoding hybrid sensor histidine kinase/response regulator: MIQLIKEKWLRSLNFKLLLPLALASILLATLAITVIYQTSKNQLKSKIEERGELMANTINYVAESITRQGELVRIITALGAEEGVDIIIIVDNDSKEIIASTKLNLIGKNINDIENENLKNQLLEHADLKKSYNLFTPEQFQHLIIKPLLLSKSIDIEKNQAFIFIQLNTEQAQKEINLITLQFSIACLLGILLISGLSYYLFRKNILQRLETIEHHVKQWDEHRNFTWHEAQQEDEIGHLAQSLQIAMSTTAAAISTLEQQAKELTQNEIDLTLAKETAVQANEAKSEFLANMSHEIRTPLNAILGFSELLAQTPLNLEQKDFLRSIDIGGQSLLIQINDILDFSKIEAGKLILEKIDFDFRYLIEDTIDLMSQKAREKSIEIIGIVDSSVPKKLSGDPSRLRQILLNLLNNAIKFSNQGEIVLRMRSTPLAPPFHRLYIEVKDSGIGISAAEIKTLFQPFVQGDASTTRRFGGTGLGLSICRRLVEAMQGHIDVISQPNTGSTFWFEITLEARHSEENNNQNIVLHNKHAIIVDDLPASRERLCQQLSEMGFIVTMISNSFDTLAALSKATHAFDIALISKNLDSHSSQQLATDIHALPLQHNLPLILLTSNSMIGQAESAKAAGYAAFLSKPIRSNTLYSAIELVLNQHNTPEQALVTMHQIAEQLATKKHYILVVEDNPVNQQVAVKMLEKLNCRVDIANDGALGVAAVAAQNYDLVLMDCQMPNMDGYAATECIRTSELPGQHLPIVALTANVFKEDIVRCQQAGMDDFLSKPITLAALKTALDRHLHPGSPSTPLQTSSSE, translated from the coding sequence ATGATTCAATTAATTAAAGAAAAATGGCTAAGATCATTAAACTTTAAACTGCTACTCCCTTTGGCACTTGCTAGTATTTTATTGGCAACGCTAGCCATCACCGTGATTTATCAAACATCAAAAAACCAATTAAAGTCAAAAATAGAAGAACGTGGTGAGCTGATGGCCAATACCATCAACTATGTTGCTGAAAGCATTACTCGACAAGGTGAGCTTGTGCGAATTATCACCGCCCTCGGTGCAGAAGAAGGCGTTGATATCATCATCATTGTTGATAATGACAGTAAAGAAATAATCGCATCGACCAAACTAAACCTAATCGGAAAAAACATCAACGACATTGAAAACGAAAATTTAAAAAACCAGTTGCTTGAACATGCCGACTTAAAAAAATCATACAATCTATTCACCCCAGAGCAATTTCAACACCTAATTATCAAACCACTACTACTTAGCAAATCGATCGACATAGAAAAAAACCAAGCTTTTATTTTTATTCAACTCAACACCGAGCAAGCACAAAAAGAAATCAACCTCATTACACTTCAGTTTTCGATCGCCTGCCTTTTAGGAATTTTATTAATTAGTGGTTTAAGTTATTATTTATTCAGAAAAAACATTCTACAACGCCTAGAAACGATTGAGCACCATGTTAAACAGTGGGATGAGCATCGCAATTTTACTTGGCACGAAGCACAACAAGAAGATGAAATCGGCCACTTAGCCCAATCACTACAAATTGCAATGAGCACCACCGCAGCGGCTATTTCGACACTAGAGCAACAGGCAAAAGAATTAACTCAGAACGAAATCGATTTAACTCTCGCCAAAGAAACCGCAGTACAGGCTAACGAAGCAAAAAGCGAATTTCTGGCCAATATGAGCCATGAAATTAGAACGCCATTAAATGCAATTCTTGGATTTTCTGAATTACTCGCACAGACACCATTAAATTTAGAGCAAAAAGACTTCCTCAGATCAATCGACATTGGCGGGCAATCTTTATTAATTCAAATTAATGACATACTGGATTTTTCAAAAATTGAAGCTGGGAAGCTCATCTTAGAGAAAATAGATTTTGACTTTCGTTATTTAATTGAAGACACCATTGATTTAATGTCACAAAAAGCAAGAGAAAAATCCATTGAAATCATCGGTATTGTTGATTCATCAGTACCCAAAAAACTCAGTGGTGATCCGAGTCGATTACGGCAAATTTTGCTTAATTTACTGAATAATGCGATCAAATTTTCTAATCAAGGAGAAATCGTATTACGAATGCGCAGTACACCATTAGCGCCCCCTTTTCATCGCCTGTATATTGAAGTGAAAGACAGCGGCATTGGCATTAGCGCAGCTGAAATCAAAACTTTATTTCAACCCTTTGTTCAAGGCGATGCATCAACCACGCGCCGCTTTGGTGGTACCGGCTTGGGTTTATCCATTTGTCGCAGGCTCGTCGAGGCAATGCAAGGGCATATTGATGTCATTAGCCAACCCAATACAGGCTCAACATTTTGGTTTGAAATCACACTCGAAGCACGCCATAGCGAAGAAAATAATAATCAAAACATCGTGCTTCACAATAAACACGCCATCATTGTCGATGATTTACCCGCTAGCCGTGAGCGACTCTGCCAGCAATTAAGCGAAATGGGCTTCATTGTTACCATGATTAGTAATAGCTTTGATACCTTAGCCGCATTAAGCAAAGCCACGCACGCTTTTGATATTGCGCTAATCAGTAAGAATTTAGACTCCCATAGTAGTCAGCAGCTCGCCACCGATATTCATGCACTCCCTTTGCAGCACAACTTGCCGCTGATTTTACTCACCAGCAACAGCATGATTGGACAAGCCGAATCGGCCAAAGCCGCTGGTTACGCGGCATTTTTAAGTAAACCCATTCGCAGCAATACTTTATATAGCGCGATTGAATTAGTGCTCAATCAACATAACACCCCAGAGCAGGCTTTAGTCACAATGCATCAAATTGCCGAACAGCTCGCCACCAAAAAACACTATATTTTGGTCGTAGAAGACAACCCAGTGAATCAGCAGGTGGCGGTTAAAATGCTAGAAAAACTTAACTGCCGTGTCGATATTGCCAACGATGGTGCGCTCGGTGTCGCCGCTGTCGCAGCTCAAAACTATGATCTTGTGTTGATGGATTGCCAAATGCCCAATATGGATGGCTACGCCGCCACCGAGTGCATTCGTACCTCAGAGCTGCCTGGCCAGCACCTGCCCATTGTGGCGCTCACGGCCAATGTGTTTAAAGAAGACATTGTGCGCTGCCAGCAAGCGGGAATGGATGACTTCTTAAGCAAACCTATCACGCTCGCCGCGCTTAAAACCGCATTAGACCGGCATCTTCACCCCGGCTCACCATCAACACCACTTCAGACATCAAGCAGCGAATGA